From the genome of Amycolatopsis sp. NBC_01488, one region includes:
- a CDS encoding CAP domain-containing protein, whose product MVMVSLSVLLGVFSAAAGTWMATAEGNTAELGAAALVLPDAPAGSGGGSGTDLAGGRVPATKQVTTTDTPAPTTSSAAPTPTETSEAPPSTTSEAAAPPPSTKAAARVASSTAEQVITLVNGERAQAGCQPLTEEPHLTKAAQDYSDDMSARDFFAHTNPEGVTFDQRIKNAGYSKPGAENIAKGQTSAAQVMDAWMNSEGHRANILNCSLTKIGVGVTTKGWYWVQDFGY is encoded by the coding sequence GTGGTGATGGTGTCACTCAGTGTGCTGCTCGGCGTGTTTTCCGCCGCCGCGGGCACTTGGATGGCCACGGCGGAAGGAAACACCGCCGAGCTCGGCGCCGCGGCGCTCGTGCTGCCCGATGCGCCGGCCGGTTCCGGTGGCGGCAGTGGAACCGACCTCGCCGGTGGACGGGTTCCGGCCACGAAGCAGGTGACGACGACCGACACGCCCGCGCCGACGACGTCCAGCGCGGCACCGACCCCGACCGAGACCTCCGAAGCCCCGCCGTCGACGACGTCCGAAGCGGCGGCCCCGCCGCCCAGTACCAAGGCTGCCGCCCGCGTCGCGTCCTCGACGGCCGAGCAGGTGATCACCCTGGTCAACGGCGAGCGTGCGCAGGCAGGCTGCCAGCCGCTGACGGAGGAACCGCACCTGACCAAGGCCGCGCAGGACTACAGCGACGACATGTCGGCGCGGGACTTCTTCGCCCACACCAACCCCGAGGGCGTCACGTTCGACCAGCGCATCAAGAACGCCGGCTACTCGAAGCCGGGCGCGGAGAACATCGCGAAGGGGCAGACGTCCGCGGCGCAGGTCATGGACGCGTGGATGAACTCCGAGGGCCACCGCGCGAACATCCTGAACTGCTCGCTCACCAAGATCGGCGTCGGCGTGACCACGAAGGGCTGGTACTGGGTCCAGGACTTCGGGTACTGA
- a CDS encoding DMT family transporter produces MGAYLLLALAIAAEVSATVSLKLSEGFSKLGPSIVVVAGYAVAFVALSYVLKMGLPIGVAYAIWAAAGVALVAIVGVVFLKEPVNAAMIAGLALVIGGVVLIEIGSAST; encoded by the coding sequence ATGGGTGCGTACCTTCTGCTCGCGCTGGCGATCGCCGCCGAGGTCTCCGCGACGGTGTCGCTGAAGCTCTCCGAGGGCTTCTCCAAGCTCGGGCCGTCGATCGTCGTGGTGGCCGGGTACGCCGTGGCCTTCGTGGCGCTGTCGTACGTCCTGAAGATGGGGTTGCCGATCGGCGTCGCGTATGCGATCTGGGCCGCGGCCGGCGTCGCGCTGGTGGCGATCGTCGGCGTCGTGTTCCTGAAGGAGCCGGTCAACGCGGCCATGATCGCCGGGCTGGCGCTGGTCATCGGCGGTGTCGTGCTGATCGAGATCGGGAGTGCGTCGACGTGA
- a CDS encoding DUF7507 domain-containing protein: MILVLALVFLAAAVTPAAGAAGAPPFAVGYDDVVYGDFLYAGNGVLRCPLTADHAPAAGAVDTPAACANTADRKDTLVNDDFFMQWADVDADPGTFDSASASVRIPPGARIAFARLNWAGNTTGTTCGPREGAPAIPPPGNPATQNVRLSVGSAKPADVKPSGFAEDGPYYSAHADVTSQFAGAPTGGPLDVTVGNVWAPKGFDCVGGWSIALVYAYPQRNADFAPNKRKVIVYDGHVRQASDVPTETTITGFRAAAADAHLGVTAYDGDWGGSGDQFLVDGTPAAEPATGGTSNFFISNADNAAAPGVKNNFSVDAKAFNVDNIPAGATSAKLGFVTSGDTYLAQNLAFSVPVPELQVAVRATQPKAHAGDPVTFAVAVTNPGGVAASGVQVADEAFPACAKQLGTLAPGQTVTYDCTGSAPADDFATTVKVTGTSALGDALDGAATAAVDVVHPSLGMTKTADKPAYRTGDTATFTIKVTNTGDTGLSGLQVTDPKAPSCALTGALAPGESRTTTCTAKAPIADGVNTATAAATDELGKEVTATADAPAPTIAPAVEVTKTAEPPVIHAGDTVTFAVAVKNTGDSPLAPVKLTDDTTTSCSRTFGSLAAGATQTYTCTANPSTTTTSHVTATGTDLAGQPVAATAPATVTVITPALTLAKDATPDVVRAGDLITFTITVANAGDTPLSEVAVTDDRTPACARTIGALPPRGRQTYTCTAPAPPDDFTNTAVASGKDQLGRTVKVTDDAVVDVIHPGVALAAQASPTAVREGDTVTWTITATNTGDVPLTGVTVTDDQVAGCAKPLGTLQPHATSAYPCTTVAGATGLTNKPAVTGLDPTARPVTASAEAAFAVQHPAVAITAEVTGGPFREGDAVPLRITVRNPGDVPLTAVRVTDSPGPGQRAAGQPGTGSAGTGQPSAGTTDTTDTTAQATPTPGRQVANTRTAASRSTGPQARATGCAQVLDGALEPGTTKTFSCTLTAPADDVTAAVQVTATPPVGPVVTARGSAQVDVIHPAVAVSRSVDPRTVRAGDTVTSTITVTNTGDSVLRDVSVADPGAPACAKSLGSLEPRATQHYSCTQVAGEADFTATAAVTATDATNRPVTATAGEPVDVIHPAVTITNDATPAQVRQGDTVTFTLVVANTGDVPLTDVSIADSRTPACAQSIGTLPPGALQHHSCTVNAGTDNFVSSATATGTDPTNRQVSATDDASYTVVHPGLALTQDTKGPFREGDNVPFTVTVTNTGDVPLTAVTLTDDRAPTCAKTFDKLEAKQTQTYDCTMTAPKDDVTSTVEAKATAPVGPPVTATATAKVDVIHPEVQLTKDAKPSTVRVGDEVTFTIAVRNTGDVPLTNVSIVDDGRCAKQYAALEVAATRTYTCTRKAPGDDFTTTTEVTATDPTHRSVQSKAEAKIDVVHPEIALMKDATPYEVRQGDTVTFSILVKNTGDVPLTAVSVVDDHTTACARTAPALAVDAEISYTCTTIAGKEGFTGKATVTGQDPTGRSVTASGDATFTVRSG, from the coding sequence TTGATTCTCGTTCTGGCATTGGTTTTTCTCGCCGCGGCGGTGACGCCGGCGGCGGGCGCGGCCGGCGCCCCACCCTTCGCGGTGGGCTACGACGACGTCGTCTACGGCGACTTCCTGTACGCGGGCAATGGCGTCCTGCGGTGCCCGCTCACCGCCGATCACGCGCCGGCCGCCGGCGCGGTGGACACGCCCGCCGCGTGCGCGAACACCGCGGACCGCAAGGACACCCTGGTCAACGACGACTTCTTCATGCAGTGGGCCGACGTCGACGCCGACCCGGGCACGTTCGATTCGGCTAGCGCGTCCGTGCGCATCCCGCCCGGCGCCCGCATCGCCTTCGCCCGGTTGAACTGGGCGGGCAACACGACGGGGACGACATGCGGTCCTCGCGAAGGCGCTCCCGCGATTCCGCCGCCGGGGAACCCCGCCACCCAGAACGTCCGGCTTTCGGTGGGCAGCGCGAAGCCGGCCGACGTCAAGCCGTCGGGCTTCGCCGAAGACGGCCCGTACTACTCGGCCCACGCCGACGTGACCAGCCAGTTCGCGGGCGCGCCGACCGGCGGCCCGCTCGACGTGACGGTCGGCAACGTCTGGGCCCCCAAGGGTTTCGACTGCGTCGGCGGCTGGTCGATCGCCTTGGTCTACGCGTATCCGCAGCGCAACGCCGACTTCGCGCCGAACAAGCGCAAGGTCATCGTCTACGACGGCCACGTCCGGCAGGCCTCGGACGTCCCCACGGAGACGACGATCACCGGCTTCCGCGCGGCGGCCGCCGACGCGCACCTCGGCGTCACCGCCTACGACGGCGACTGGGGCGGCTCCGGCGACCAGTTCCTGGTCGACGGCACGCCGGCCGCCGAGCCCGCCACCGGCGGGACGTCGAACTTCTTCATCTCCAACGCCGACAACGCGGCGGCGCCGGGAGTGAAGAACAACTTCAGCGTGGACGCCAAGGCGTTCAACGTCGACAACATTCCCGCGGGCGCAACCAGCGCAAAGCTCGGCTTCGTCACCAGCGGCGACACGTATCTCGCGCAGAACCTGGCGTTTTCGGTGCCGGTGCCCGAACTCCAGGTCGCCGTGCGTGCGACACAGCCGAAGGCGCACGCCGGCGACCCGGTGACGTTCGCCGTCGCGGTGACCAACCCGGGTGGCGTCGCGGCGTCCGGGGTACAGGTCGCTGACGAGGCGTTTCCGGCCTGCGCCAAGCAACTCGGCACGCTCGCCCCCGGCCAGACCGTCACCTACGACTGCACCGGCTCCGCCCCCGCCGACGACTTCGCCACCACGGTGAAGGTGACCGGCACGAGCGCGCTCGGTGACGCGCTCGACGGCGCCGCGACCGCGGCCGTCGACGTCGTACACCCGTCGTTGGGCATGACGAAGACGGCCGACAAGCCCGCCTACCGCACCGGCGACACCGCGACCTTCACGATCAAGGTCACGAACACCGGCGACACCGGGCTTTCCGGCCTGCAGGTCACCGACCCGAAGGCGCCTTCGTGCGCACTCACGGGCGCTCTCGCGCCTGGCGAAAGCCGCACGACGACGTGCACCGCGAAGGCCCCGATCGCCGACGGCGTCAACACCGCGACCGCCGCGGCAACCGACGAACTCGGCAAGGAAGTCACGGCCACCGCGGACGCGCCCGCGCCGACGATCGCGCCCGCCGTCGAAGTCACCAAGACCGCCGAGCCGCCGGTGATCCACGCGGGCGACACCGTCACGTTCGCCGTAGCGGTGAAGAACACCGGCGACAGCCCGCTCGCGCCGGTGAAGCTCACCGACGACACGACGACGTCGTGCTCCCGCACGTTCGGCAGCCTGGCCGCGGGCGCGACGCAGACGTACACGTGCACGGCGAACCCGTCCACGACGACGACGTCGCACGTCACCGCCACCGGCACCGACCTCGCGGGCCAGCCGGTCGCCGCCACCGCGCCGGCGACGGTCACGGTGATCACGCCGGCCCTGACGCTCGCGAAGGACGCCACGCCGGATGTCGTCCGCGCCGGCGACCTGATCACGTTCACGATCACGGTCGCCAACGCCGGTGACACGCCCCTCTCGGAGGTCGCCGTCACCGACGACCGCACGCCGGCATGCGCGCGAACGATCGGTGCGTTGCCGCCGCGGGGCAGGCAGACGTACACCTGCACCGCGCCGGCCCCGCCGGACGACTTCACCAACACGGCGGTCGCGTCCGGAAAGGACCAGCTCGGCCGCACGGTGAAGGTCACCGACGACGCCGTGGTGGACGTCATCCACCCGGGGGTGGCGCTCGCCGCGCAGGCTTCGCCCACCGCGGTCCGCGAAGGCGACACGGTGACGTGGACGATCACCGCCACCAACACGGGCGACGTGCCCCTGACCGGCGTGACGGTCACGGACGACCAGGTCGCGGGCTGCGCCAAGCCGCTCGGAACGCTTCAGCCGCACGCGACTTCGGCGTACCCGTGCACGACGGTCGCGGGCGCCACCGGCTTGACGAACAAGCCGGCGGTGACAGGCCTGGACCCGACCGCCCGGCCGGTGACGGCGAGCGCGGAGGCCGCGTTCGCCGTGCAGCACCCCGCAGTGGCGATCACCGCAGAGGTCACGGGCGGCCCGTTCCGCGAGGGCGACGCGGTGCCGCTGCGGATCACCGTGCGCAACCCGGGCGACGTGCCGCTGACCGCTGTGCGGGTCACGGACTCGCCAGGGCCGGGTCAGCGGGCTGCGGGCCAGCCGGGCACGGGCTCGGCAGGCACGGGTCAGCCGAGCGCGGGCACGACAGACACGACAGACACGACAGCTCAGGCGACGCCGACTCCCGGCAGGCAGGTCGCGAACACTCGAACCGCCGCGTCTCGGAGCACCGGCCCGCAGGCGCGGGCCACCGGCTGCGCCCAAGTCCTCGACGGTGCCCTCGAGCCCGGCACCACCAAGACCTTCAGCTGCACCCTCACCGCTCCGGCCGACGACGTCACCGCCGCCGTCCAGGTCACCGCTACGCCACCGGTCGGTCCGGTGGTCACCGCCCGAGGCAGCGCGCAGGTCGACGTCATTCATCCGGCCGTTGCCGTCTCCAGGTCCGTTGACCCGAGAACCGTCCGCGCCGGCGATACCGTCACCTCGACGATCACCGTCACCAACACCGGCGACAGCGTGCTGCGCGATGTCTCCGTGGCTGATCCCGGCGCACCGGCATGCGCCAAATCCCTGGGTTCACTCGAACCGCGAGCCACGCAGCACTACAGCTGCACTCAAGTCGCCGGCGAAGCCGACTTCACCGCCACCGCGGCCGTCACCGCCACCGACGCCACGAACCGTCCGGTGACCGCCACCGCCGGGGAACCGGTCGATGTCATCCACCCGGCGGTCACCATCACGAACGACGCGACGCCTGCGCAGGTCCGGCAAGGCGACACCGTCACGTTCACCCTCGTCGTCGCGAACACCGGCGATGTCCCACTGACCGACGTGTCCATTGCGGACAGTCGCACTCCGGCGTGCGCTCAGTCCATCGGCACCCTCCCTCCCGGCGCTCTCCAGCACCACTCCTGCACGGTAAACGCCGGCACCGACAATTTCGTGAGCTCCGCCACCGCAACTGGCACCGATCCGACGAACCGCCAGGTCAGTGCCACCGACGACGCGTCCTACACTGTCGTCCACCCCGGACTAGCGCTCACGCAGGACACGAAGGGCCCCTTCCGCGAAGGTGACAACGTGCCGTTCACGGTCACCGTCACCAACACCGGCGACGTCCCGCTGACCGCCGTGACCCTCACCGATGACCGCGCCCCCACCTGCGCGAAGACGTTCGACAAGCTCGAAGCGAAGCAAACGCAGACGTACGACTGCACGATGACCGCCCCGAAGGACGACGTCACGAGCACTGTCGAGGCCAAGGCGACTGCACCCGTCGGCCCGCCGGTCACCGCCACCGCGACCGCGAAGGTCGACGTCATTCACCCGGAAGTGCAGCTCACGAAGGACGCCAAGCCCAGCACAGTCCGCGTAGGCGACGAAGTCACGTTCACCATCGCCGTCCGCAACACCGGCGACGTCCCGCTGACGAACGTGTCCATTGTGGACGACGGAAGGTGCGCCAAGCAGTACGCCGCGCTCGAAGTCGCGGCGACCCGGACCTACACCTGCACCCGGAAAGCACCCGGCGACGACTTCACCACCACCACCGAAGTAACGGCAACGGACCCGACCCATCGCTCCGTGCAATCGAAAGCCGAAGCGAAAATCGACGTCGTCCACCCCGAGATCGCCCTGATGAAGGACGCGACGCCGTACGAAGTTCGCCAAGGCGACACCGTGACCTTTTCGATTCTGGTCAAGAACACCGGCGACGTGCCGCTCACCGCCGTGTCCGTCGTGGACGATCACACGACGGCGTGCGCGCGCACCGCGCCGGCCCTGGCTGTGGACGCCGAAATCTCTTACACCTGCACGACGATCGCGGGGAAGGAAGGCTTCACGGGCAAGGCGACCGTCACCGGCCAGGACCCGACGGGCCGTTCGGTGACGGCGTCCGGCGATGCCACCTTCACGGTGCGCAGCGGCTGA
- the cynS gene encoding cyanase has product MTTKQEAAEAVLAAKTRLGLTWAELAQTLDAPLAWTTSALLGQHPVPAELAAKAARILELDDGAEAALRLQPTRGALADVVPTDPTIYRFYEVLQVYGPTIKELIHEQFGDGIMSAINFKLDVSRREDPGGERVVVTLDGKFLKYQWG; this is encoded by the coding sequence ATGACGACGAAACAGGAAGCCGCCGAAGCCGTCCTGGCCGCCAAGACCCGCCTCGGGCTCACCTGGGCCGAGCTCGCGCAGACCCTGGACGCGCCCCTGGCGTGGACGACGTCCGCGCTGCTCGGGCAGCACCCGGTGCCGGCCGAGCTGGCGGCGAAGGCCGCGCGGATCCTGGAGCTGGACGACGGCGCCGAGGCGGCGTTGCGCCTGCAGCCGACGCGTGGCGCGCTGGCCGACGTGGTGCCCACCGACCCGACGATCTACCGCTTCTACGAGGTGCTCCAGGTCTACGGGCCGACGATCAAGGAGCTGATCCACGAGCAGTTCGGCGACGGGATCATGAGCGCGATCAACTTCAAGCTCGACGTCTCGCGCCGCGAAGACCCGGGCGGCGAGCGCGTGGTCGTCACGCTGGACGGGAAGTTCCTGAAATATCAGTGGGGCTGA
- a CDS encoding GNAT family N-acetyltransferase: protein MRTFGDYELDDDRTRLDLEVVWKFLSTEAYWGRWRTRSQVEAAIDGSWRVVGAYRGGSMVGFARAFSDGVSSAYLADVFVVDSARGSGLGKEIVREMIDNGPGAGFRWMLHTADAHGLYRQFGFGEHTKGRYLEREGVNQEALR, encoded by the coding sequence ATGCGGACCTTCGGTGACTACGAACTCGACGACGATCGCACGCGGCTGGACCTCGAAGTGGTGTGGAAGTTCCTCTCCACCGAGGCCTACTGGGGCCGCTGGCGCACGCGTTCGCAGGTCGAGGCCGCGATCGACGGCTCGTGGCGGGTCGTCGGCGCCTACCGCGGTGGTTCGATGGTCGGGTTCGCCCGTGCCTTCTCCGACGGCGTTTCGTCCGCCTACCTCGCCGACGTGTTCGTCGTCGACTCGGCGCGCGGGAGTGGTCTCGGCAAGGAGATCGTGCGGGAGATGATCGACAACGGGCCCGGCGCGGGATTTCGTTGGATGCTGCACACGGCCGACGCGCACGGGCTGTACCGGCAGTTCGGCTTCGGCGAGCACACCAAGGGCCGTTACCTGGAGCGTGAGGGCGTCAACCAGGAAGCCCTGCGCTGA
- a CDS encoding DUF742 domain-containing protein, with protein sequence MREDLRTTAAGRGEDHLPSTGRHALRDVPPIEEHRIAEPAGHVPTQRTLVRPYVLTRGRTQSRRHLAIEALVSTRAGAHWNGARLTGEFRSVRTLCHRPRSVAEVAATLSVPLGVVRVLLDDMAEQGLVTIHDTRVSAEGRPAMALMERVLHGLRRL encoded by the coding sequence ATGCGCGAGGACCTGCGGACCACGGCGGCCGGGCGCGGGGAAGATCATCTCCCGTCCACCGGCCGGCACGCTCTCCGCGACGTCCCGCCCATCGAGGAACACCGGATCGCCGAGCCCGCCGGCCACGTGCCCACCCAGCGCACGCTCGTCCGCCCGTACGTCCTGACCCGCGGCCGGACGCAGTCGCGGCGGCACCTGGCGATCGAAGCGCTCGTCTCGACGCGCGCCGGCGCGCACTGGAACGGCGCCCGGCTGACCGGCGAGTTCCGCTCGGTGCGGACGCTGTGCCACCGCCCGCGCTCGGTCGCCGAGGTCGCGGCCACGCTCAGCGTGCCGCTCGGCGTCGTCCGGGTCCTGCTCGACGACATGGCCGAGCAGGGGCTGGTCACGATCCACGACACGCGTGTCAGCGCCGAGGGTCGTCCGGCGATGGCGCTCATGGAACGCGTGCTGCACGGCCTGCGCCGCCTCTGA
- a CDS encoding cation diffusion facilitator family transporter — MTEDNGNSGGESTLTVVLAGGVNLAIAVLKLIAGLITGSGAMLSEAAHSVADTFTEVLLLTALKRSARPADRVHPFGYGKERYFWALLAAVSIFASGSMFALYEGVSTVLGHGEAQSTSIFSYIVLAIAFCLEGTSWVQAVRQVVKESKAENRSFSAYLRMIDDPTPKTVLFEDSAALIGLLLAFLGILLHQLTGSEIWDGAASIAIGLLLAFVAYLLGRTNRGLLIGRQADPQIVRGIREHLSSATEIEAVVDLQTMLMGTDQVLVCTRVDFDDALGAGDLERACVRLAAELTEKFHDVTEVFIEPVPRTDPELRATVLARYGDIAERWNQAQ, encoded by the coding sequence GTGACCGAGGACAACGGGAACTCCGGCGGCGAAAGCACCCTGACCGTAGTGCTCGCGGGCGGCGTGAACCTGGCGATCGCCGTGCTGAAGCTGATCGCGGGTCTCATCACGGGCTCCGGCGCGATGCTCTCCGAAGCGGCGCACTCGGTGGCCGACACGTTCACCGAGGTGCTGCTGCTGACGGCGCTCAAGCGGTCGGCGCGTCCGGCTGACCGCGTGCACCCCTTCGGCTACGGCAAGGAGCGCTACTTCTGGGCGCTGCTCGCCGCCGTGTCGATCTTCGCCTCGGGTTCGATGTTCGCGCTCTACGAGGGCGTTTCGACCGTGCTGGGCCACGGCGAGGCCCAGAGCACGTCGATCTTCAGCTACATCGTGCTGGCGATCGCCTTCTGCCTCGAAGGCACGTCCTGGGTGCAGGCGGTGCGCCAGGTGGTCAAGGAGTCCAAGGCCGAGAACCGGTCGTTTTCGGCATACCTCCGCATGATCGACGACCCCACGCCGAAGACCGTGCTGTTCGAGGACTCGGCCGCGCTGATCGGCCTCCTGCTCGCGTTCCTCGGCATCCTGCTGCACCAGCTCACCGGTTCGGAGATCTGGGACGGCGCCGCGTCGATCGCCATCGGACTGCTGCTCGCCTTCGTCGCGTACTTGCTCGGCCGGACGAACCGCGGCCTGCTCATCGGGCGTCAAGCCGACCCGCAGATCGTCCGCGGCATTCGCGAGCACCTCTCGTCGGCGACGGAGATCGAGGCCGTCGTCGACCTGCAGACGATGCTGATGGGCACCGACCAGGTGCTGGTCTGCACCCGCGTCGACTTCGACGACGCGCTCGGCGCCGGCGATCTCGAGCGCGCCTGCGTCCGGCTGGCGGCCGAACTCACCGAGAAGTTCCACGACGTCACCGAGGTGTTCATCGAGCCGGTGCCGCGGACGGACCCGGAGCTTCGGGCGACGGTGCTGGCGCGCTACGGCGACATCGCCGAGCGGTGGAACCAGGCCCAATAG
- a CDS encoding TetR/AcrR family transcriptional regulator: MKLQVDGRKARGDKRRAEIIEATLRVIERDGVAGVTHRIVAAEAGVPTTSTTYHFSSLDDLLIATLISCARDMATEVYWMIDRARSRGSRGAEEVAGLLAEALGPRRGRTMAEYELYLLAARKPELRPAARRWLDVLTSMVRHDDEVAFRVFLAGIDGLLIQGLIDDEPPSADELRPVVDYLLKPR, translated from the coding sequence GTGAAACTGCAGGTCGACGGCCGCAAGGCCCGCGGCGACAAGCGGCGCGCGGAGATCATCGAGGCGACGCTGCGGGTGATCGAGCGTGACGGCGTCGCGGGCGTGACGCACCGGATCGTCGCGGCCGAGGCCGGCGTGCCGACGACGTCCACGACGTACCACTTCTCGTCGCTGGACGACCTGCTGATCGCGACGCTCATCTCGTGCGCCCGCGACATGGCGACCGAGGTCTACTGGATGATCGACCGGGCGCGGTCACGCGGTTCCCGCGGCGCCGAGGAGGTCGCGGGCCTGCTCGCGGAGGCGCTGGGGCCGCGGCGCGGGCGGACGATGGCCGAGTACGAGCTCTATCTCCTGGCGGCGCGGAAGCCCGAGCTGCGTCCGGCCGCGCGTCGCTGGCTGGACGTCCTGACGTCGATGGTCCGCCACGACGACGAGGTGGCGTTCCGGGTGTTCCTCGCGGGCATCGACGGGCTGCTGATCCAGGGCCTGATCGACGACGAGCCGCCGTCCGCGGACGAGCTGCGCCCGGTCGTGGACTACCTGCTGAAACCTCGGTGA
- a CDS encoding (Fe-S)-binding protein, giving the protein MGALQLTLGGISVVLGLVAWGMFAATIARFVRVIRLGQPDSTRNGPFTARMTTLIKEFAAHTRMNRKRSVGPAHWLVMWGFLLGSLALFEAYGEVFVPTWGWPVLDDFPPFQLLMELLGVGTIVGILVLMAIRQRNHPRRADRQSRFQGSNFKWAYFIEAVVLIEGIGIIGVRAAKSALNTHEGPLWASFVSNPIGQLLPASPNLVTVFAFVKLMSATVWLIVVARTMTMGIAWHRFSAFFNIYFKREADGGVALGALKPMMSGGKVLDLEEADPDEDTFGVGKIEDFSWKGWLDFSTCTECGRCQEQCPAWNTGKPLSPKLVITQLRDHAYAKAPYLMAGGKRDMAGDEVGLSGDDMYAGIDVLAIAESQKALIGDDGGVIDPDVLWSCTSCGACVEQCPVDIEHVDHIVDMRRYQVMIESSFPSELNGMFKNLENKGNPWGQNAKDRLAWTEDLDFEVPVFDGDLGDTEYLFWVGCAGAFEDRAKKTTRAVAELLHMAGVKYTVLGSEESCTGDPARRAGNEFLFQMLAQQNVEILNSVFEGRERKARKVVVTCAHCFNTLANEYPELGGQFDVVHHTQLLNRLVREKQLVPVAPVAEDVTYHDPCYLGRHNKVYEAPRELVGATGARLREMPRHGDKSMCCGAGGARMWMEEKIGKRINVERVDEALGTAPSKIATGCPFCKVMLNDGLTARQADGGASEKVEIVDVAQMLLESVKRKPEPKPIALGVPSLAQE; this is encoded by the coding sequence ATGGGCGCTCTGCAACTGACGCTCGGCGGGATCTCCGTCGTGCTCGGCCTCGTCGCCTGGGGCATGTTCGCCGCGACGATCGCCCGTTTCGTGCGGGTGATCCGCCTCGGGCAGCCCGACTCGACGCGCAACGGCCCCTTCACGGCGCGCATGACGACGCTGATCAAGGAGTTCGCCGCGCACACGCGGATGAACCGCAAGCGCAGCGTCGGTCCGGCGCACTGGCTGGTCATGTGGGGCTTCCTGCTCGGCTCGCTCGCCCTGTTCGAGGCCTACGGCGAGGTCTTCGTCCCGACGTGGGGCTGGCCGGTCCTCGACGACTTCCCGCCGTTCCAGCTGCTCATGGAGCTGCTCGGGGTCGGCACGATCGTCGGCATCCTGGTGCTGATGGCGATCCGCCAGCGCAACCACCCGCGCCGCGCCGACCGCCAGAGCCGCTTCCAGGGCTCCAACTTCAAGTGGGCGTACTTCATCGAGGCCGTCGTCCTGATCGAGGGCATCGGCATCATCGGCGTCCGCGCCGCGAAGTCCGCGCTGAACACCCACGAAGGGCCGCTGTGGGCGTCCTTTGTCTCGAACCCGATCGGCCAGCTGCTGCCCGCCAGCCCGAACCTGGTCACGGTCTTCGCGTTCGTCAAGCTGATGAGCGCCACGGTCTGGCTGATCGTCGTCGCCCGCACGATGACCATGGGCATCGCCTGGCACCGGTTCAGCGCGTTCTTCAACATCTACTTCAAGCGCGAGGCCGACGGCGGCGTCGCACTGGGCGCGCTCAAGCCGATGATGAGCGGCGGCAAGGTCCTCGACCTCGAGGAAGCCGACCCGGACGAGGACACCTTCGGCGTCGGCAAGATCGAGGACTTCAGCTGGAAGGGCTGGCTGGACTTCTCGACGTGCACCGAGTGCGGCCGCTGCCAGGAGCAGTGCCCGGCGTGGAACACGGGCAAGCCGCTGTCGCCGAAGCTGGTCATCACGCAGCTGCGTGACCACGCCTACGCGAAGGCGCCGTACCTGATGGCCGGCGGCAAGCGGGACATGGCCGGTGACGAGGTCGGCCTGTCCGGCGACGACATGTACGCGGGCATCGACGTCCTGGCGATCGCCGAGTCGCAGAAGGCCCTGATCGGCGATGACGGCGGTGTCATCGACCCCGACGTCCTGTGGTCCTGCACCAGCTGCGGCGCGTGCGTCGAGCAGTGCCCGGTCGACATCGAGCACGTCGACCACATCGTCGACATGCGCCGCTACCAGGTGATGATCGAATCGTCGTTCCCCAGCGAGCTGAACGGCATGTTCAAGAACCTGGAGAACAAGGGCAACCCGTGGGGCCAGAACGCCAAGGACCGGCTGGCCTGGACCGAAGACCTCGACTTCGAGGTGCCGGTGTTCGACGGCGACCTCGGCGACACCGAGTACCTCTTCTGGGTCGGCTGCGCCGGCGCGTTCGAGGACCGCGCGAAGAAGACGACACGGGCGGTCGCGGAGCTGCTGCACATGGCGGGCGTCAAGTACACCGTGCTCGGTTCGGAGGAGTCCTGCACCGGTGACCCGGCGCGCCGCGCGGGCAACGAGTTCCTGTTCCAGATGCTGGCACAGCAGAACGTCGAGATCCTGAATTCGGTGTTCGAAGGCCGTGAGCGCAAGGCGCGCAAGGTCGTCGTGACCTGCGCGCACTGCTTCAACACCCTCGCCAACGAGTACCCGGAGCTGGGCGGCCAGTTCGACGTCGTGCACCACACGCAGCTGCTCAACCGGCTGGTCCGGGAGAAGCAGCTGGTGCCGGTGGCCCCGGTCGCCGAGGACGTCACCTACCACGACCCGTGCTACCTCGGCCGCCACAACAAGGTCTACGAGGCCCCGCGCGAGCTCGTCGGCGCGACCGGCGCGCGGCTGCGCGAGATGCCGCGCCACGGCGACAAGTCGATGTGCTGCGGCGCCGGTGGCGCGCGGATGTGGATGGAAGAGAAGATTGGCAAGCGGATCAACGTCGAGCGCGTCGACGAAGCCCTCGGCACCGCGCCGTCGAAGATCGCGACGGGCTGCCCGTTCTGCAAGGTGATGCTGAACGACGGCCTCACGGCGCGCCAGGCCGACGGCGGCGCGAGCGAGAAGGTCGAGATCGTCGACGTCGCGCAGATGCTGCTCGAATCGGTCAAGCGCAAGCCGGAGCCGAAGCCGATCGCTCTCGGGGTGCCGTCGCTCGCGCAGGAGTGA